The following proteins are encoded in a genomic region of Haemorhous mexicanus isolate bHaeMex1 chromosome 11, bHaeMex1.pri, whole genome shotgun sequence:
- the CAV3 gene encoding caveolin-3 gives MAEERGELEERILAKDQHTKEIDLVNRDPKHINEDVVKVDFEDVIAEPVGTYSFDGVWKTSYTTFTVSKYWCYRLLSALLGIPLAVLWGFLFALISFCHIWAVVPCIKSYLIEIQCVSRIYSLCIHTFCDPLFEALAKVCSNIRVALRKEI, from the exons ATGGCCGAGGAGCGCGGGGAGCTGGAGGAGCGGATCCTCGCCAAGGACCAGCACACCAAGGAGATCGACCTGGTCAACAGAGACCCCAAGCACATCAACGAGGACGTGGTGAAG gTGGATTTTGAGGATGTGATAGCTGAGCCCGTGGGAACTTACAGCTTCGACGGCGTCTGGAAAACCAGCTACACCACCTTCACCGTCAGCAAGTACTGGTGCTACCggctgctctctgccctgctgggcatcCCCCTGGCCGTCCTCTGGGGCTTCCTCTTCGCCCTCATCTCCTTCTGCCACATCTGGGCAGTGGTGCCCTGCATCAAGAGCTACCTGATCGAGATCCAGTGTGTCAGCCGGATCTACTCCCTGTGCATCCACACCTTCTGCGACCCGCTCTTCGAGGCGCTCGCCAAGGTCTGCAGCAACATCCGAGTCGCTCTCCGGAAGGAGATTTAG